The DNA window TAAGTTTACACATATTTTACAACTAAACATTTTCGATACTATAAGATAACTGTTTTATTATTCATTTAGGGTGTGTTTgattgagtggattaaataaggatagattaatagtccaatatttatcgttaaaattttaagttgttttaataatcattttgacccggtttaagatccaattttatggataactatttgattaataaaattggatcttaaaccgggtcaaaatgattattaaaacatcttaaaattttaacgataaatattggactattaatctatccttatttaatccacccaaccaaacacaccctaaaTGTATATGATGGTTTTGGTGGAGCTCGTTCATAATTAAATCTGTCTCAATGTCATTTGCGTAGTTAAAAGCAATTAGAGCTTTACAAGACAAATTTTAGATCCCAGTAATTTCCAATTATAAACCCTCACATAACAGCATCATTCCCAAATTTTTATAGTCAATTATATATTTAGTCTGTCGTCAAATTCTCATTTTTGGATTGGGTACCCTAGCTAAAAAGGAGGGAGTAGAGCCGTATCAACTTTGTTGGAGCATGCTAGAGATTGCTGGGAGTTGAGTGACAGGGGGTTTGGCTATTAGAGAGCTCCCCAAACAGTATCCCTAGCTGGTATATTAAACGCAAAAATGACAAATCAAGATCTCACATTTTACTATCTCCCAAAATCACAGCATCGCTGTTGTATAAGATATGGAAGGAATATGGTTTTCATCAAGTGCAGCCAAAAAGTAACACACTCAAAGGGAAAATTGTTAAATGTTTGAAACCGGCGGTTATATTTCCGATTCCGATTCCAACGAAAGATGGAACCAGACGCAAAACCCTTTGAATTGGTCCGACTGCTGCGGTTTTGGTTCCAGTTTCGTTACGGTTTGAACCAATTCAAATTGATATTTATTCCTTCAAAAGTTGAAGTCAAGAAAAATCATACAAATATAACTCACATGGTTATCAAACTAATAAAgttcattattcagtatttatATAGCAAAATATCATGAGCATGTAATTATTTACTAAATctagattaaataaaaaagAGATTAAATTTAATTCATATAAATTAGGTAGTTTAATCGTGTAACTAAATTATCCATGTGTACCACAAGATCATAAAATTTAATGTTAATGAATGGTTCGGCTACGGTTACACATAATTCTGCTTCAGTTTCTTATTTTTATGAActtaagattgatttacgatttCATCTACGGCTACACATGGTTCTAGTTtcagttttttatttttaagaacCATAACTGAATCGTAGGTCCTTGGTTCAGATTCCTTTTCGGAACGAAACCGAAAAATGTTTTTTGTTATGGTTTTTCAAATATGGTTTGGTTTTGGTGGTCGGGTCTACCTGGGAGCTGTGGAAAGAAAGGGACAAATAGACTTCGAAAaaaacacaaatatatatatatatatatatatatatatatatatatatatatatatatatatatatatatattttaatcacGATGCCATACGAGAAGGCCCTGCCCTTATAGTGGaaatctaaataaataaataaaaactaaaataaGAACAAGGATTTTTTAAGCAAGGCACCAAATTAACATGAGAATGCACCAGAAACGAAGCAACTCTGGAAGTCATACACCCagaacaagaacaagaacaAAAGAAGAACAAACCCAAGAgttaaaggaaaaaaaaaacagaaggaAGAAAGCTAACACAATAGAGGCTTACCAATGCCAAGAAGGAGGAACGTGGCCCACGCAACAGAGTGAAGACCGAAAAAATACACGATGGAGGATGAAGATTAAACAAAATTAACctaatataaacaaaattattaaatttagatTATAACCAAATAATATAGAGTACATAGATAAATTTAATGTTAATAACATGACAATACTCGATAAACAGAGAATATATGATCTTAATATATCTCTATATtgatttcaaaaaatatatctCATGCTTTCACAGAATAATCGAGCACTCAATATTCCTAGAATAACTCTTAGCAAGCATCTCAACAAGTTGATAATaattttatgtttatgcatgctTATGTTAAAATTTGAAATGACGATACAAACAAAAGTGTAaattgtaaaataattattcgaTGAGAAAACCATTTTCACCCATTTCCCAATAACAATATGGTACCAGAAAACCATTTTCACCCATTTCCCAAACTGTTGTATCAACTCAGCATAAATCCACAAGTTCGAGAATTCAACCCTCAATCTACATGTCTAAGCAACAATAATTCGACTTCTCATGAAGCAGAGGAGCAACAATTTAGCATCATAAATGAGAGGAAACAAAAAAGAATGATTTCTAACCGAGAATCTGCACGTAGATCACGTATGTGAAAGCAAAGGCACTTGGATGCTAAAAGAACAAATAAACAGATTGAATTGCACTCGATACTGAAGCCCAAACAAATAAACAGCCAGAAGAACAAATAAACACCAAAAAACAAATAAGCATTAAAAATAAACACCAAAAATCACCAAATAAACATTCAACAGCAAGAAGAACAAATAAACACCAAAAATCAAATGCACAACTGAAGCCCAAACAAACCTTTTTTAACGGCAATTCCAACCAGTTTTAGCATTAAAAATAGTCCAGATTCATCAGGGTTTCATTCCAATTTTACTCATCAAGATTGAATTGCACTCGATACTCCTTCAACTAGGCGCGGTTGAGGAAAAACAAAAGAACGGTTGaggaaaaacaaaagaaaacagaGAGGAGATGAGCGACACGATGGGTTGGGACTTGGGAGGAGGGTTTGCTTCTGCTTCTGTAAGcgtcttcaattttttttactttaaacaatatcaatattcaactgggCCAAAACTGGCCCATTTAAACTTATTCAGGCTTTCATATAAGTAGATATAGATCATCATGCTTTGGATGGAGtccaattaattattttaaaatcgattaaatgtataatagatccaaatattaaataatatagttttACTTATTTATTTGTTACTTTCTGCAGTGATTTGAGATCATACACCATAAATTCAATGGACATGTCATTTTACTTGTCAAACTACATCTAAAGCTTTTTACAATCGTATCATACTAATGAATGTGTACACGTTGCGTGcatatacaatttttttaattaatttgatttatattaaaataaaatcatatcataattatagaAATCACTGAGATGTCATAGTGtaaatttgagaaatataatattgaaaataagttgcaatgattatttttttaaaaatactagTGTAAGGGCAATTTGAAAAACAAAAGAGATAAAttctttatataataatataatacatTAGTGCACTCGTCCACGTGGCGTATGTGTGTGCAatcttttttataataaaataattgtcGCATTATGATTATAGAAACTAGTGAGATGTCGTACAATAATTGTCGCATTATGATTATAGAAACTAGTGAGATGTCGTAGTACAAATTTGAGATGAGCAATATTGAAAATAAGTGAAAAgcaatttttagaaaaaaagtgtttgcattgaaaaaaaaatgatgatatattttttgtCTCTATTTGagatattatgatattatatataaGAATTTGCCTCTTGCCTAGATcaagtatatataaaataaaatattaattataatttcAATCTTATTGACTTTAAtccaataatttttattttatattatttaaatggtACAGTTAAAAATGTTATTGTAATAAAACTATCTATGCAATATATAAAGTTTTGGTATGTGTTAGTAAAGCAACCCAAGAATAATCTACTAATCAACGCACCCCGTTCCAAGGTGCGTACTCCACCTCTCCACCGCCCCGCCGCCGCCGCGGAATCTGTCTCCGCCCCTTTTCACTACCCCTTTCCTGTTGCTTTTCTGCCAATGCTTTTCTCTCTGTGTCAATCCAAGAAGAAAATGCGGAAACAGGTAATTGAACACGAATCCCTACATTCACGCTCTGCTCTATCGCCATCATCAAGAAAATCCAAGAAAACACTTCAAAATTCTTCATCCACGCCTTTAGATTCAAGCAACACCAGCAATTTCATACTCCCGAGCACGGCGTCTACCTCAACCTTCAACAAAGAATCATGGAAATCCTCTGCTTCCAGCCGATATTCTCTGTCCGGAATCCGCGAATCCGTCCTCCCCGAACAGCCCCACGTGTACGAATTGCGAGAAATTTCCGCAGCCACCAATAATTTCTTGCTGAAGCCACATtcttcctcctcctcctccaccgccTGGCGCTGCAGCATTCGCGATCAGCCTGTGATCATATTTCAGCGTAGGTTCCGCAGGCAGATGGACACGTCTCAGCTCGTAGAACGGCTTTCGGTGGTTTGCCGGGGGCATCACTCCAGTTTGGTAAAGTTGAAAGGCGCCTCCATATCTGGTAGTTACATATATTTGGTGTACGAATATGTCCAAGGTGCTAGTCTTGCTGTTTGTTTGAGAAATGCCAAAAATCCTAGTTTTACTGTTCTATCTAACTGGATGTCTCGTGTTCGTGTTGCATCTGATATTGCCCATGGTTTGGATTATGTTCATAACTCCACGGGATTAGGATTCGATTTTGTTCATAATCATATACATAGTAGTAGCATTATTATTGAAGAACCGTTATTGAATGCAAAGATTTGCCATTTCGGCACCGCGGAGCTTTGTGGTGAGGTAATTAGAGTTAATGAGAGAAAAGAAGAATTGAAGAGATCGAACAGTAAGAGTAGGAAGTTTGAGGGGACAAGAGGGTACATGGCTCCTGAGTTTCAGACAAGCGGGATAGTGACACGAAAGTGTGATGTGTATGCTTTCGGGGTCGTGATTCTTGAATTGTTATCTGGGATGGAGGCATTGAGGTATATAGTTGACGAGGAGAGTGGAGGGTATGTGAGGATATCAGTGGTGGAGGCGGCTAGGGAGGCTATGGAGGGTGGTGGTGGTGGGATTAGGATGTGGGTTGATAGGAGGTTGAATGACTCTTACCCAGTGGAGGTGGTGGAGAAATTGACACGTCTGGCGTTGGATTGTGTGGTTGATGATCCTGAAATGCGGCCGGAAATGGGTAATGTGGTGGGTCGGATTTCACAAATGTTCTTAGAATCACAGAACTGGTCTGAGAGGATGGGTGCGGTAACAGATATTACAATTTCTATAGCACCACGGTGACCCATAGAgactcaaatttttttattttttcttttcctttctaAGTTTAGGCACGTGCACTAACCTGTACAGAAAGTTTGACTATTGATTGTATAGTTCTTTTTTGTGCTTTCTTAAGTTGTACTTTTTCACCAGATGGTTTGTATTGGGGATATTCAGAGGAACAGAAATGCATTGAGCCATTGGCGAGTCATTGAAATATGCTGTTCCCCATCCCAGGTTTTAACTTGTTAGTCATTGTCCAGCTGAAACATGTAAGATCTTCAGAGGATTGGAATGAGCACAACGAACTATATTCTTGCTATGTTGGAGGAAATTTAAGATGAATTAGACTAGCTTCCATCTTCTTCCTGAGGCAAGCGACGGAAGCTCGATCTATTGTAGAGATTATACGGTGATGAAGCTAGTatacggtttaaaagattttaccTTACCATTGTTTGAAATATCAATAGTTCAAGATAGGACAACAATCGAAACATGATGATTTGGCATACATTACTATCATTTATCAAATGTAGGTTTTGGTACAACACACAAGTTAAGAAATGTTCGGAAATTTCATTCAGTATTTGAGTAATTGAATTATTCCAAATCTATTCATTTTCAAACTAGCAATTCTGTTATTAATttaactttatttttattttttttagtgaTAACTTTTCACTGGTGGTGGTGAAATATGTTGAAATCAATTGAATTAGTCCAAATCAAAGGTTTGGAGAGATATTTCATTCgtgataatttattatttttcccTATGTTCTGTAATTTAATTAGCCTTTTATGAATAAGAATATTAGTCAacgttaatataaaaattatcatGAAGTGTTGTATAATACGTTATCTATATTCTTCGTTGGTTCCTGTAGTCAACAAATATGCATTTGGGAAGGGATAAATGAATTATATTATGAGAAAATTGCATTTTAATCCGTTAGCATTTTTTCATTTTAGTCCGTTATGTAGTCAGTTTTTAATCCGGCGTTTTTTTCACACAAATATAACATACCTTATCTAAAAAATTCAATATAATTAAGAATTGGTCTCATGTGAAATGTTTCGTGGATCTATATCTGTGAGAGCGTCTCTTGTATTCATATCagagtgaaaaataatatttttaacataaaaagcaaTGATTTATCATGGGTCGGTCGTATATGAtatttgtttcacaaaataaCTCGTGAGATAATATCACATGAGTTTTTGTGGATAATTAATATTGTGtcctaaaaaaaatatgttccGACATTAACTTTATTCAAAATCTGTCATTTGCGAGATGAAATTTTGATTAGAGCCATGCGAAAACACAACCTAAGATTTTTTTGAGTTTGTGAGATCTACAATTTTTTTTGGGATCGCTAAAAGAAAAACATAAAACTTGATTAAATTGTTTTGATGCGTTATTTTTGATAAAGATGTCGAAATTGATATTAgaattatgataataaaatttacTCGGCACTTGAGAAATATATTGAACAACACCTAAGGGTTCTTGGCCCATAAATTGAAATATGTAATATTATCAAATAATATGatttacatgaatgaaaattGAGTAAAATCTTTTATCTATAACTCGTCTCAGACGGTGTACCTAAAGTAGTCCTTGAAATTCTActttgtttaatttattttagttcATTGAATTTTAAGCCTTGATttataaataaagttgagaTTATTTAGTATTTGATACCCTGAAAAATTGAAACACCTGGAGGAATCCAAACTATCAAAATTGACACATCTGAACGGATCCAAACTCATATCAAAATTGACTCTAGCCCTTTAAGGCTCAGGCATCATTGATTCATTATTGTTCAAGGTCCCGACTATTGAGCCCAACCATATAGTAAGATGTCTGAGCCCAAGACAAGGAGTCCGAGCTCATGAATTTCTAACATGGTCGGACTCTTCAACCCTGTTTATTAAAGGTTCGAACTGTTTACTAGAAGTCCGAGCCCACTAATGTGGTCAGGAAGTCCAAGCTCTAATGCAGTTATGGAGTGTGGAAACATCTTCGTCGATGAAGAAGAAACTCTTATAATTACGAAATTCGATCAAATTTCATCGAGATAAGGCAGAAAGAAGTCATAGCCGCCATCAAGAGTCCTAGCTATTGTGGTTATTGAGTCCTACAACtcgatgtttttttttaaattcaggTAGAGTTCTATCTTTAAAAGAATTCTATTCCTTCTGCTTCTACAAATACCAGGCATTGGCTTGAGATTTTATTAACTCACATTCTCTTACTTGCTTAGCATTACTATATTTTACTCTTAAGTTTGCTATCTaaactgacttaagcatcgtaGAGGTCACGCATCCGTTGAAAAACTTTCTGGCATCTCCTAACCTATTTTTTTCCGTCCAAAACACAAAGCACATATCCGATTCACTCATTTGCGAAGATTTGAAGACTCACTCTTCAAACCGAACACAAAgtaaaattttgataaatacAACGGTCAACAATAACTTTTAATAATATGGATAATATCATAATGCAATGGAATTTAGATAATTTAGTCCCATCAACATCAGTAAAATAGAAAAACATCCAATTcaccaaattatatatattattacttTCTTTTAATTAactgaaataatttttaaaaaatgattaatTCCTGGGACGAAATTTCCTAATTGAGCTGGATAAAGAGGAAGGGTGTgaaaactgaaaaaaaaaatatataaacttGCTTTAACcgtaaatataaatcaaatctaTACACATCACATATATAGgcccatgagaccgtcttacaaagTACATACAACTTATTAAATACAAAATGATGTTTATCTTAAAAAttcacaaaataaattttttctctGACTCAACAAATATGTAATATATCAATTTAATGACAcacataaatattttaacatggaaaaattacattttggtcatacaacttgtacaattttcattttttttatattattgatcAATTTGCAGTCTATTTagttaatttgttttttttaatatcaatCATTTTTCATCTGAATATTGATTTGACATTGGACAATAGAAATGTTCGTTATATCATCATTTTCCGGTGCAGTGTCAACACAGTGATAGAAAATTACTAAAAGTGAAAAAATTGTAAATCGATATATTATAAGATTATAAATTGACCGACAACATGATGAAAAGAAAAACATGTAAATTACATAACAGAAAACATGATATTTGCCTTTTAACTACAGAGCCACACCCCCAACAATTTTACTTTAAGTGGTTATTTTTTAACATAGACTAAAATATGAGCACATCGctttattaattttaaacttGGAAGTTATGCCATGAATTGAAGAGATCTATATTTATAGAAAATCAAAGTAATAAATTTTAAGGATAGttataaaattgtattttaataataataaaaaataaaatatagcgAAAAATATAGATAATTCTATAATATGTAATCCGTTCTTTATAATATAATAGAAATACTAAAAAAATGTAGATTATAGATAAATTTTATGTAATTAAAACACTGTGATCCGTACATTAGGATTCTTAACACTTTAACTCTTTGTTTGACTTTGACCAATACATtatttacatttttaaaaattaatttcataataaaatttagaaTTGAACAGTTAGTAAATATAATATTGtttatctttaaaataaaagaaaattaaaaaaggACACGGAAATTTATATACTAGCAATCTAAAGCACACACGATACGTGTGTAACCCAATGAATATTTTTgcttttgaaatatttgatttagttaGGATATTATATGAAACCGATAATGTATgatgttttataataataaaataaataattttataaacatCAACCTATTTATTTgtcataaaaaatataaaaaaaatgaaaataataacgAAGCAAAAATCATAATCACCAAAATCAGATCatataaacatttttttattagGTCAACATCTTTTGAGATCCCAATATAATTTTATTCTCTAAATTATGAATTATCACAATATTGGATTATATTATTCATAAATTGTAAGTTAAATAGATTTGACAAACTCTAgctaaatatataaaaacacATAAATTGTACCACAAACATTAATTGCATTCATTCTTGCATCATGGATCTTACAAAGACtaaaaatttgctaaaagttttaatatttttttcgatCGTTCTGCAAACAATGGCCGCGTCAAAACGAACATGCAGATTCACCAAAAGATATGAAGTTGTAGTTGCCAACAATCTTCCTCCGAACTCACCGTCGCTTTTGGTGCATTGTGCTTCCAAAAATGATGATCTCGGAAATCATACGCTCTACAAGGATGGAGAATTCCGCTTCAGCTTTTGCGCAAATGTCTTCTTTAGAACCGTATTCTTCTGTCATCTTTGGTGGGATAAAAAAGACCTCTCTTTCGATGTTTTCAATAATACACTTCTTCATATCAACTGTTTAGACGTGTGCTATTGGAAAGTATCCGGCGACGGTATCTATTATTCGAAATCGTTTCCTTTATATAGCCCGGAGAAAGTGATGGACTGGCCGAAGATGCCCCAAGCTCTTGCACGGACACCCTGATCAaccatttcatgattttatgtgCGTATGAATATGTAAAATTATACTTGATGAAgagaataaattttaaaataatatatctcCCTCTAATCTAATTTGTAGAGAGATTTCATGAATTATACCAAGTACATGTTTCGCTTTAGCTTCTGACTTGGTTTCACGACTCTATTTTTCTGTCATATCGAGAAATTTGATGAAATAGAgtaacataaaaaattattgcAATGCCGATTTTTTCTCATCGATAAATATTGTTGTTACTTGTCAAATATTTATATAACCAATATTTACTATTTTTTCCTGGAAAACCACATCACTCAATTTTGACCTATATATCTTATCTTAAAATAAAAGTTGTTATGACTATAATGATTAATGGTGGACAAAATTGATTggtaatttcataaaatatacaaatacaaaaatattaaaattattgataACATGACAATGATTTATAGCTCATCTGACATCAATATTGAAGAATTCGAGACAAATTTTCATGTTCGATATCCAATTGATATACATATTGTTTACTCTATCATTCGCTcccataaataaaaataattgaatGCTCATATATTGAATCCAGGTGAAAAATGCCACTGGAGCCAACTAAATGGTCAAAACGAGCTTATGTACATTTCCACTAATCCTATGCTATATCTTATGGAGATATGGTCAATATATACTATAGACTATAGTAACTCTTCAAATTCCCTCCTTAAATTATGTCAATTAcacaatttatttaatttccccTCAGAATTTACAATATTTAGAATGTGAACTTTGTTGGAAGAAGACCATAAATTACATATGATTGATAACTTAATAAAAATAATGTTATAATATATGAATAATAATACAAATTTATTTGCTAATTATTTGACATAattgaattctattcaatttatAGGTAAATAGTTGGAAATAGTATATTTTCATATGATATATCGATTTGATTTTAAATTGAGGTCTAAATTATAGCCAGTCCACTAAATCATGGGATCGAAATAAATCATATGGTTTTAGGCTTATGATTTACTTAGTTCACGGAATAGTCAAAATACTAATTTTGATAATTGCTTGGATTTTAATTTccataataaaaacacaagaAATTATTGTAATTcataaatgaataaataaaataattaagagattattatatatcattaaaaataattttccatcTAGATTCCGAGTATATATATACTGACCATACAACATATTGGGTAATCTGATGAGAACCAAGAATagtatggcaaaaacttgtgtgagacggtctcacaggtcatatttgtgagacgggtctcttatttgggtcatccatgcaaaagtattactttttatgctaagagtattactttttattgtgaatatgggtagggttgacccgtctcacggattatgatccgtgagacggtctcacatgagactcactcgaaTAGTATTATGGATAAATCtgcaattaatattttatttaactaTATATATTCCGCAATATTCAACATTTGCGGCCACAATCACACATTCAGATACCACAATATTCTAACATCATGAATTTCACCAAAACCAATTCCTTGTTTCATTTTCTGATTATTTTTGTTCTAATCTTCTCCCTCTAAACAATGGGATTGTTCGATGAAAAAATGTTTTCTCACCAAAAAATATAGCATAATTGCCAATGACCTCCGAACGAAGTCGAATCCTATGTGGGCACATGTTTTCTCCGGGGACGACGAATTCGGATACCATACACTATAGAAATCAGAATTCTAACTTCAGCTTCTGCACAGGTTTCAAAACCGAGTTCTTCCGTCATATCCGGTGGGATAAGAAGGCGGCAAAGTTCGACCTTTTCAAAGTACAATTAGGTATATACTCGTTGTGAGGATGAGTGCTACTGGCTCGTGCGAGTCGATGGCATATATTATACACCTTCTTGTCAGAATTAACCGCTTAAGAAAGTCATTACTTGGTGGTAAATATTGAACATTAATGATagcattttatgattttatgtgtATGACAACAAATATACGATGAAAAAGCAGTAAACAAAGCTTGAATAATTTGTGGATCTTTAAGGCATTAATTATCTACATTCTTCATAATGAGATTGACTCTAATCAAAAGATACAGACATCATGTACATCATGTTAGCAGAATAAAAATCTGAGCCAAAAGAAATTCCAGAACCATTTCAATTGCTACATCTCTTTCCCTGATATTTTCAGAAGAAGTTTTGCAAACAAGTCCAAAAACCATAAGCGGGTGTTTTCTTCTGCACATTTCAGATTGCAACATACCAAAATTAGATTGCAGCACAAAATCAAACAGCAGCTCAGCAATTGCATACCAAAATTAGATTTACATATTCTAAAGAACTAAGAATAAGGAGCGGGAAAATAAATTGTAGTTATGTGCCATACAAATCAAAAGTCATTGATTTCTACCAAGAAGCAGCAAGCCTTCACTGCTCCAACATTCCTaccatttcttttttttttttgaatcaatttttttaatataaaataaagtcCTGGTGTCATAAATTATGAATTAATCACCAACATTCCTACCATTTCTTCACTGCTCCAACACAATACGTGTGTAAGCCAAtgaatatttttgttttttaaatatttgatttaattaGGATATTATATAAAATCGATAACGTATgatgttttataataataaaataaataattttataaacatCAACCTATTTATTTTGtcataaaa is part of the Primulina eburnea isolate SZY01 chromosome 1, ASM2296580v1, whole genome shotgun sequence genome and encodes:
- the LOC140822366 gene encoding lysM domain receptor-like kinase 3, whose translation is MQYIKFWYVLVKQPKNNLLINAPRSKVRTPPLHRPAAAAESVSAPFHYPFPVAFLPMLFSLCQSKKKMRKQVIEHESLHSRSALSPSSRKSKKTLQNSSSTPLDSSNTSNFILPSTASTSTFNKESWKSSASSRYSLSGIRESVLPEQPHVYELREISAATNNFLLKPHSSSSSSTAWRCSIRDQPVIIFQRRFRRQMDTSQLVERLSVVCRGHHSSLVKLKGASISGSYIYLVYEYVQGASLAVCLRNAKNPSFTVLSNWMSRVRVASDIAHGLDYVHNSTGLGFDFVHNHIHSSSIIIEEPLLNAKICHFGTAELCGEVIRVNERKEELKRSNSKSRKFEGTRGYMAPEFQTSGIVTRKCDVYAFGVVILELLSGMEALRYIVDEESGGYVRISVVEAAREAMEGGGGGIRMWVDRRLNDSYPVEVVEKLTRLALDCVVDDPEMRPEMGNVVGRISQMFLESQNWSERMGAVTDITISIAPRWFVLGIFRGTEMH